In the Variovorax sp. S12S4 genome, one interval contains:
- the iaaH gene encoding indoleacetamide hydrolase, with the protein MSNSNPFFFAAALLCLGASAQAQPAAADIGTLTASDAVQQLCAGTVTSEQLVTAYVAQARQKANLNAFITLDEAGALKAARAADATRKRGGACKPLAGLPVVIKDNIQVQGLPATAGSPALKGFVPKADAPVVAKLRAAGAVILGKTNMHELAFGVTGYNPAFQTGPEVGVRNAYDVSRVAGGSSSGNGAALGARMAPAALGTDTGGSVRIPCAFNGCASLRPSMGRYSQRGIAPISHTRDTAGPMAQSMADVGLLDSVIAGGAPLKPADLKRVRLGVVPAFYANLDADTRAATDAALAKLRAAGATLVDVEMPKLMELNGAIGFPVALYEANDDMVAYLAKYRTGIDIAQLTAGIASPDVKATFEAFVIPRKLPAPNGTVDAKPAYDNAMHAARPALQKLYRDTFAQHRLDALVFPTVPRVAPLAAPEASSPENFGVLIQNTDPGSNAGIPGVQLPSGLGATSGLPIGLELDGPAGSDRKLLAVGLAVENVLGRLPAPKAK; encoded by the coding sequence ATGTCCAATTCCAATCCCTTCTTCTTTGCCGCGGCCCTGCTGTGCCTCGGTGCATCCGCCCAGGCGCAGCCCGCCGCCGCTGACATCGGCACGCTGACCGCGAGCGATGCCGTGCAGCAGCTCTGCGCCGGCACCGTCACCAGCGAGCAGCTCGTGACGGCCTACGTTGCGCAGGCCAGGCAAAAGGCAAACCTCAACGCCTTCATCACGCTCGACGAGGCCGGCGCACTGAAGGCCGCGCGTGCCGCCGATGCCACGCGCAAGCGCGGCGGTGCCTGCAAGCCGCTGGCCGGACTGCCCGTGGTCATCAAGGACAACATCCAGGTGCAGGGCCTGCCCGCCACGGCCGGGTCGCCGGCGCTCAAGGGCTTTGTTCCCAAGGCCGATGCGCCGGTGGTCGCCAAGCTGCGCGCGGCCGGCGCCGTCATTCTCGGCAAGACGAACATGCACGAACTGGCCTTCGGCGTGACCGGCTACAACCCCGCATTCCAGACCGGCCCCGAGGTGGGCGTGCGCAACGCCTACGACGTCAGCCGCGTGGCCGGCGGATCGTCGTCGGGCAACGGCGCGGCGCTCGGCGCACGCATGGCGCCGGCGGCACTGGGCACCGACACGGGCGGCTCGGTGCGAATTCCGTGCGCATTCAACGGCTGCGCTTCGCTGCGTCCCAGCATGGGCCGTTATTCACAGCGGGGCATCGCGCCGATCTCGCACACCCGCGACACCGCCGGGCCAATGGCGCAGTCCATGGCCGACGTCGGATTGCTCGACAGCGTGATCGCGGGAGGCGCCCCGCTGAAGCCCGCCGACCTGAAGCGCGTGCGGCTCGGCGTGGTGCCGGCTTTCTACGCCAACCTCGACGCCGATACGCGCGCCGCAACCGACGCAGCACTGGCCAAGCTGCGCGCGGCAGGCGCCACGCTGGTCGACGTGGAGATGCCGAAGCTCATGGAACTCAATGGCGCCATCGGCTTTCCGGTCGCGCTCTACGAGGCGAACGACGACATGGTCGCCTACCTCGCGAAATACCGCACCGGCATCGACATCGCGCAGCTGACGGCCGGCATTGCGAGCCCGGACGTCAAGGCCACCTTCGAGGCGTTCGTGATTCCGCGCAAGCTGCCGGCGCCGAATGGCACGGTCGACGCCAAGCCGGCCTACGACAACGCAATGCACGCCGCGCGGCCCGCGTTGCAGAAGCTCTACCGCGACACCTTCGCGCAGCACCGCCTCGATGCGCTGGTGTTTCCCACCGTGCCGCGCGTGGCGCCGCTGGCTGCACCCGAGGCCAGCAGCCCCGAGAACTTCGGCGTGCTGATACAGAACACCGACCCCGGCAGCAACGCCGGCATTCCGGGCGTGCAGCTGCCGTCGGGCCTTGGCGCAACCAGCGGCTTGCCCATTGGGTTGGAACTCGACGGGCCCGCCGGCAGTGATCGAAAGTTGCTCGCCGTGGGCCTTGCGGTGGAAAACGTGCTGGGCCGCCTGCCGGCTCCAAAGGCGAAGTAG
- a CDS encoding HAD family hydrolase yields MTPFPFAAVLFDCDGVLVDSEPITNRVLAEMLGELGWHLTTEESMNTFTGKAVKDETDLIESKTGLRITEEWLRAFRARRNEALERDLAAIPHAPAAIREIHARLKGRIACASGADRHKVELQLAKVGLIDCFQGRIFSGHEMPRSKPHPDVYLAAAEALGVDPKRCAVVEDTVTGAMAGVAAGATVFGYSTGESGHSGPEALRSVGALQVFSDMRELPALLASHGMQPA; encoded by the coding sequence ATGACCCCATTTCCCTTCGCCGCAGTCCTCTTCGACTGCGACGGCGTTCTCGTCGACTCCGAACCCATCACCAACCGCGTGCTTGCCGAAATGCTCGGCGAGCTCGGTTGGCACCTCACCACCGAAGAGTCGATGAACACCTTCACCGGCAAGGCCGTGAAGGACGAAACGGACCTCATCGAATCCAAGACCGGCCTCCGGATTACCGAGGAGTGGCTGAGGGCTTTCAGGGCCCGCCGCAACGAAGCCCTCGAACGCGACCTGGCAGCCATTCCCCACGCTCCCGCAGCCATTCGCGAGATTCATGCAAGGCTCAAGGGCCGCATCGCGTGCGCCTCGGGTGCCGACCGCCACAAGGTCGAGCTTCAACTGGCGAAGGTGGGCCTCATCGATTGTTTCCAGGGCCGCATCTTCAGCGGCCACGAAATGCCGCGCTCCAAGCCGCACCCCGACGTGTACCTTGCCGCCGCCGAGGCTCTGGGGGTCGATCCGAAGCGCTGCGCGGTGGTCGAAGACACCGTCACAGGCGCCATGGCCGGCGTGGCGGCGGGCGCCACGGTGTTCGGCTACAGCACCGGCGAATCAGGCCACAGCGGACCCGAGGCGCTGCGCAGTGTCGGCGCGCTGCAGGTGTTCAGCGACATGCGGGAACTGCCCGCGCTGCTTGCCTCGCATGGCATGCAGCCCGCCTGA
- a CDS encoding acyl-CoA dehydrogenase family protein: MLLSADQEAIRDAVRDFSQAELWPNAPKWDREHSFPKEAHQGLAALGAYGICVPEEHGGAGLDYLTLALVLEEIAAGDGGTSTAISVTNCPVNAILMRYGNAQQKKQWLEPLAQGQMLGAFCLTEPQAGSDASSLRTTARKDTDGYVIDGVKQFITSGKNGQVAIVIAVTDKGAGKRGMSAFIVPTNAPGYSVARLEDKLGQHSSDTAQINFDGCRIPAENLIGAEGEGYKIALGALEGGRIGIAAQSVGMARSAFEVALAYAKERQAFGGSIFEQQAVGFRLAECATQLEAARQLIWHAASLRDAGRPCLKEAAMAKLFASEMAERVCSAAIQTLGGYGYVNDFPLERIYRDVRVCQIYEGTSDIQKLLIQRALA; the protein is encoded by the coding sequence ATGCTGCTCAGTGCCGACCAGGAAGCCATCCGCGACGCGGTGCGCGATTTTTCGCAGGCCGAACTCTGGCCCAACGCTCCGAAGTGGGACCGCGAACACAGCTTTCCGAAGGAAGCGCACCAGGGCCTTGCGGCACTGGGCGCCTACGGCATCTGCGTGCCGGAAGAGCATGGCGGCGCGGGGCTCGACTACCTGACGCTCGCGCTGGTACTCGAAGAAATCGCGGCCGGCGACGGCGGCACCAGCACGGCCATCAGCGTGACCAACTGCCCGGTCAATGCCATCCTCATGCGCTACGGCAACGCGCAGCAGAAGAAGCAGTGGCTCGAACCGCTGGCGCAAGGACAGATGCTCGGCGCCTTCTGCCTGACCGAACCGCAGGCCGGCAGCGATGCGTCGAGCCTGCGCACCACGGCGCGGAAAGACACAGACGGCTACGTGATCGACGGCGTGAAGCAGTTCATCACCAGCGGCAAGAACGGCCAAGTCGCCATCGTCATCGCAGTGACCGACAAAGGCGCGGGCAAGCGCGGCATGAGCGCGTTCATCGTGCCCACCAATGCGCCCGGCTACAGCGTCGCGCGCCTCGAAGACAAGCTCGGCCAGCACAGCAGCGACACCGCGCAGATCAATTTCGACGGCTGCCGCATTCCGGCGGAAAACCTCATCGGTGCGGAGGGCGAGGGTTACAAGATCGCGCTGGGCGCGCTCGAAGGTGGTCGCATCGGCATTGCGGCGCAGAGCGTGGGCATGGCGCGCAGCGCGTTCGAGGTGGCGCTGGCCTACGCCAAGGAGCGCCAGGCCTTCGGCGGTTCGATCTTCGAACAGCAGGCCGTGGGCTTTCGCCTGGCCGAATGCGCCACGCAACTCGAAGCCGCCCGCCAGCTCATCTGGCACGCCGCGAGCCTGCGCGACGCCGGCCGCCCGTGCCTGAAGGAAGCGGCCATGGCCAAGCTGTTCGCGAGCGAAATGGCCGAGCGCGTGTGCAGCGCCGCCATCCAGACGCTGGGCGGCTACGGCTACGTGAACGACTTTCCGCTCGAGCGCATCTACCGCGACGTGCGGGTGTGCCAGATCTACGAAGGCACGTCCGACATCCAGAAGCTGCTGATTCAACGCGCGCTGGCGTGA
- the thiC gene encoding phosphomethylpyrimidine synthase ThiC produces MNAPDKFTSLLSLTREPFPASHKCLIPGSRPDLNVPVRDVLLTNGETVSLYDTSGPYTDAKVEIDVRRGLPDVRGAWVIERNDTESYEGRTHHALDDGAKNEDRDAQRLAELRAGASALQRTPRRAKSGANVTQMHYARRGIVTPEMEYVALRENGKREWMAEYLANEERAKRVAGNPMGASIPRIITPEFVRDEVARGRAIIPANINHPEVEPMAIGRNFKVKINANIGNSAVTSSIEEEVEKLVWAIRWGADNVMDLSTGKNIHTTRDWIVRNSPVPIGTVPIYQALEKVGGVAEDLTWEIYRDTLIEQAEQGVDYFTIHAGLRLPFIHLTADRMTGIVSRGGSIMAKWCIAHHKESFLYEHFEDICDIMKAYDVSFSLGDGLRPGSGADANDEAQFAELRTLGELTQVAWKHDVQTMIEGPGHVPMHMIQSNMDEQLKHCHEAPFYTLGPLTIDIAPGYDHIASAIGAAMIGWAGTAMLCYVTPKEHLGLPDRDDVKQGIIAYKIAAHAADVAKGHPGARSRDDALSKARFEFRWQDQFNLGLDPDTAREFHDETLPKDSSKVAHFCSMCGPKFCSMKITQEVREYAAKKGVAEAEAMAEGMEEKSKEFMAGGGEIYIPIRPVA; encoded by the coding sequence ATGAATGCCCCCGACAAGTTCACCTCCCTGCTCTCGCTCACGCGCGAGCCCTTTCCCGCTTCGCACAAGTGCCTGATTCCGGGCAGCCGGCCCGACCTGAACGTGCCGGTGCGCGACGTTCTGCTCACCAACGGCGAGACCGTGTCGCTCTACGACACCTCGGGGCCCTACACCGACGCCAAGGTAGAGATCGACGTGCGCCGGGGCCTGCCCGACGTGCGCGGTGCGTGGGTGATCGAGCGCAACGACACCGAAAGCTACGAAGGCCGCACCCACCATGCGCTGGACGACGGCGCCAAGAACGAAGACCGCGACGCCCAGCGCCTGGCCGAACTGCGCGCCGGCGCCTCGGCCCTGCAGCGCACGCCGCGCCGCGCCAAGTCGGGCGCCAACGTGACGCAGATGCACTATGCCCGCCGCGGCATCGTCACCCCCGAGATGGAGTACGTGGCCCTGCGCGAGAACGGCAAGCGTGAGTGGATGGCCGAATACCTCGCCAACGAGGAGCGTGCCAAGCGCGTGGCCGGCAATCCCATGGGCGCGAGCATTCCGCGCATCATCACGCCCGAGTTCGTGCGCGACGAAGTGGCGCGCGGCCGAGCAATCATTCCGGCCAACATCAACCACCCTGAGGTCGAGCCGATGGCCATCGGCCGCAACTTCAAGGTGAAGATCAACGCCAACATCGGCAACTCGGCCGTCACTTCGAGCATCGAGGAAGAAGTCGAAAAGCTGGTGTGGGCCATTCGCTGGGGCGCCGACAACGTGATGGATCTTTCGACCGGCAAGAACATACACACCACGCGCGACTGGATCGTGCGCAACTCGCCGGTGCCCATCGGCACGGTGCCGATCTACCAGGCGCTCGAAAAAGTGGGCGGCGTGGCCGAAGACCTCACGTGGGAGATCTACCGCGACACGCTGATCGAGCAGGCCGAGCAGGGAGTGGACTACTTCACCATTCATGCGGGCCTGCGGCTGCCGTTCATCCACCTGACCGCCGACCGCATGACGGGCATCGTCTCGCGCGGCGGTTCGATCATGGCCAAGTGGTGCATTGCGCACCACAAGGAGAGCTTTCTCTACGAGCACTTCGAAGACATCTGCGACATCATGAAGGCGTACGACGTGAGCTTCTCGCTCGGCGACGGCCTGCGCCCGGGCTCGGGCGCCGATGCCAACGACGAGGCCCAGTTTGCCGAGCTGCGCACGCTGGGCGAGCTCACGCAAGTCGCCTGGAAGCACGATGTGCAGACCATGATCGAAGGGCCGGGCCATGTGCCGATGCACATGATCCAGTCGAACATGGACGAGCAGCTCAAGCACTGCCACGAGGCGCCGTTCTACACGCTCGGGCCACTGACCATCGACATTGCGCCTGGCTACGACCACATTGCGAGCGCCATCGGCGCCGCGATGATCGGCTGGGCCGGCACCGCGATGCTCTGCTACGTGACGCCGAAGGAGCACCTGGGCCTGCCCGACCGCGACGACGTGAAGCAGGGGATCATTGCGTACAAGATCGCCGCGCATGCGGCTGACGTGGCCAAGGGGCACCCGGGCGCGCGGTCGCGCGACGATGCGCTCAGCAAGGCGCGCTTCGAGTTCCGTTGGCAAGACCAGTTCAACCTGGGGCTCGACCCCGACACGGCACGTGAATTCCACGACGAGACGCTGCCCAAGGATTCGAGCAAGGTGGCGCATTTCTGTTCGATGTGCGGGCCCAAGTTCTGCTCGATGAAGATCACGCAGGAAGTGCGCGAATACGCCGCCAAGAAGGGCGTGGCGGAGGCCGAAGCCATGGCCGAGGGCATGGAGGAAAAGTCGAAGGAGTTCATGGCGGGCGGCGGGGAGATCTACATCCCGATACGGCCCGTGGCCTGA
- a CDS encoding isovaleryl-CoA dehydrogenase gives MHDPGLNFDLGEDIDSLRSAIQDFAANEIAPRAADIDRDNLFPHDLWQKLGELGLHGMTVKEEFGGTELGYLAHIVAMEEVSRASASVGLSYGAHSNLCVNQIHRNGSDAQKKKYLPKLVSGEHVGALAMSEPNAGSDVVSMKLKAEKKNGYYVLNGGKMWITNGGDADTLVIYAKTEPEMGARGMTAFIVEKSFKGFSAGSKLDKLGMRGSNTYPLFFDNCEVPEENVLGGEGMGAKVLMSGLDYERAVLSGGPLGIMAACMDAVLPFIHERKQFGQSIGEFQLMQGKLADMYSTWQATRAYVYAVGKACDRNNHARTFRKDAAGAILYSAEKATWMAGEAIQALGGVGYTKEFPVERLWRDAKLYEIGAGTSEIRRMLIGRELFAETA, from the coding sequence ATGCACGATCCCGGCCTGAACTTCGACCTGGGCGAGGACATCGACTCGCTGCGCAGCGCCATCCAGGACTTTGCCGCGAACGAAATCGCGCCCCGCGCCGCCGACATCGACCGCGACAACCTGTTCCCGCACGACCTGTGGCAAAAGCTCGGCGAGCTCGGCCTGCACGGCATGACGGTGAAAGAAGAGTTCGGCGGCACCGAGCTGGGCTACCTGGCGCACATCGTGGCCATGGAAGAAGTCTCGCGCGCCTCCGCTTCGGTGGGCCTCTCTTACGGCGCGCATTCCAACCTGTGCGTGAACCAGATCCACCGCAACGGCAGCGACGCGCAGAAGAAAAAGTACCTGCCCAAGCTCGTGAGCGGCGAGCATGTGGGCGCGCTGGCCATGAGCGAGCCCAACGCCGGCTCCGACGTGGTGAGCATGAAGCTCAAGGCCGAGAAGAAGAACGGCTACTACGTGCTGAACGGCGGCAAGATGTGGATCACCAACGGCGGCGACGCCGACACGCTGGTCATCTACGCCAAGACCGAACCCGAAATGGGCGCACGCGGCATGACGGCCTTCATCGTCGAGAAAAGCTTCAAGGGCTTTTCGGCCGGCAGCAAGCTCGACAAGCTCGGCATGCGCGGCTCGAACACCTACCCGCTGTTTTTCGACAACTGCGAAGTGCCGGAAGAGAACGTGCTCGGCGGCGAAGGCATGGGCGCCAAGGTGCTGATGAGCGGCCTCGACTACGAACGCGCCGTGCTCTCGGGCGGCCCGCTGGGCATCATGGCCGCGTGCATGGACGCGGTGCTGCCCTTCATTCACGAGCGAAAGCAGTTCGGCCAGAGCATCGGCGAGTTCCAGCTCATGCAGGGCAAGCTGGCGGACATGTACTCGACCTGGCAGGCCACGCGCGCCTATGTGTACGCAGTGGGCAAGGCCTGCGACCGCAACAACCATGCGCGCACTTTCCGCAAGGATGCGGCCGGCGCCATTCTTTATTCGGCCGAGAAGGCGACGTGGATGGCCGGAGAGGCGATCCAGGCGCTGGGCGGCGTGGGGTACACCAAGGAGTTTCCGGTCGAGCGGCTGTGGCGCGATGCGAAGCTGTATGAGATTGGTGCGGGGACGAGTGAGATTCGCCGGATGCTGATCGGGCGTGAGCTGTTTGCGGAAACGGCCTAG
- a CDS encoding YchJ family protein — MSATVPTTGPCPCGRTDRRDKPIGYALCCGRYLEDFEGTPAPDAESLMRSRYTAFVLERGPYLLATWHASTRPASIEFEPGVKWLGLDIRSRSVLDADHAEVEFVARQRSSTGTATRLHERSRFVREGDRWFYLEGDLQTPG; from the coding sequence ATGAGCGCCACTGTTCCCACCACCGGACCCTGCCCCTGCGGCCGCACGGACCGTCGAGACAAGCCCATCGGCTATGCCCTGTGCTGCGGCCGCTACCTCGAAGACTTCGAGGGCACGCCCGCGCCGGACGCCGAATCGCTGATGCGTTCGCGCTATACCGCCTTTGTGCTGGAGCGTGGGCCCTACCTGCTTGCCACCTGGCACGCGTCCACGCGGCCGGCGTCGATCGAGTTCGAGCCCGGCGTGAAATGGCTGGGCCTGGACATCCGCTCGCGATCGGTGCTCGACGCCGACCATGCCGAGGTCGAATTCGTCGCCCGGCAGCGCAGCAGCACCGGCACCGCCACGCGGCTGCACGAGCGCAGCCGCTTCGTGCGCGAGGGCGATCGCTGGTTCTACCTCGAAGGCGACTTGCAGACCCCTGGTTGA
- a CDS encoding metallophosphoesterase: protein MSAGTRRRLPVLRTAAAVLLLALAVWTVAIEPRWVAARVEPLSSAHWQAPAGLKVAMAGDWHLTTRSAWRITSVERAARIVDQINAAQPDVILLPGDFLAGSGGDEDLSIEEMAAVLGRLKAPQGVYAVLGNHDWWHDGERTARALSAQGIRVLENASVRLPGHDIWVVGIGDDSTGHSEPDKALAGVPKGAATLVMMHDPFSFATMPRTQGLVVAAHTHGGQISVPGYGALVVPGRAPREWAYGWIAHKDKRMYVTSGLGVSILPVRFNMRPEWVMFQ, encoded by the coding sequence GTGAGCGCCGGTACGCGCCGCCGGCTGCCGGTGCTCCGGACCGCGGCGGCGGTCCTGCTGCTGGCGCTGGCCGTCTGGACGGTAGCCATCGAGCCGCGCTGGGTCGCGGCACGCGTCGAGCCGTTGAGTTCGGCGCATTGGCAGGCGCCCGCCGGACTCAAGGTGGCCATGGCGGGCGATTGGCATCTCACCACGCGCTCGGCATGGCGCATTACCAGCGTGGAGCGCGCTGCGCGCATTGTCGACCAGATCAACGCCGCGCAGCCCGACGTGATCCTGCTGCCCGGCGACTTTCTTGCGGGTTCGGGTGGCGACGAAGACCTGTCGATCGAGGAAATGGCTGCCGTGCTGGGCCGCCTGAAAGCGCCGCAGGGCGTGTATGCAGTGCTCGGCAACCACGACTGGTGGCACGACGGCGAGCGCACGGCGCGGGCCTTGTCTGCACAGGGCATCCGCGTGCTCGAAAACGCCTCGGTGCGCCTGCCGGGCCATGACATCTGGGTGGTCGGCATCGGCGATGACTCGACCGGCCATTCGGAGCCGGACAAGGCACTGGCCGGTGTGCCGAAGGGCGCCGCCACGCTCGTCATGATGCACGACCCCTTCAGCTTCGCGACCATGCCGCGTACCCAGGGGCTGGTGGTGGCCGCGCACACGCACGGCGGGCAGATCAGCGTGCCGGGCTACGGCGCACTGGTCGTGCCAGGGCGCGCGCCGCGCGAATGGGCCTATGGCTGGATCGCGCACAAGGACAAGCGCATGTACGTGACCAGCGGGCTGGGGGTGAGCATTCTCCCGGTGCGCTTCAACATGCGGCCCGAGTGGGTGATGTTCCAGTAG
- a CDS encoding helix-turn-helix transcriptional regulator, giving the protein MYLTGSEQQALRGVFTLLAEDRGEGDIRERLGRALLVLLHADQFASFVWNAESGRFDGRVALNMDPANLDRYGEWHQHHDPITFVLQSHRRATRVTDVMPQRELMRTAFFTDFLSRDGLHWGMNLHAFEGNRALGDLRIWRCKGRGDFGDHEKTLLDLIEPAFIGALQRAQRKAAAVQMPAEAPWSALSAREQEVAQAVCEGLTDKEIARRMAVSVPTVRTYLRRIFDKLGIERRSALAGWAQR; this is encoded by the coding sequence ATGTACCTGACAGGCTCCGAACAGCAGGCGCTGCGCGGCGTTTTCACGCTGCTGGCGGAAGACCGAGGCGAAGGCGACATTCGCGAGCGACTCGGCCGGGCGCTGCTCGTCCTGCTGCATGCGGACCAGTTCGCCTCCTTCGTCTGGAATGCCGAAAGCGGCCGATTCGATGGCCGGGTGGCCCTGAACATGGACCCCGCCAACCTCGACCGCTACGGCGAATGGCACCAGCACCACGACCCGATCACCTTCGTGCTGCAGTCGCATCGCCGCGCCACGCGCGTGACCGACGTGATGCCGCAGCGCGAACTGATGCGCACGGCGTTCTTTACCGACTTTCTTTCGCGCGACGGACTGCACTGGGGCATGAACCTGCATGCGTTCGAGGGCAACCGGGCGCTGGGCGACCTGCGCATCTGGCGGTGCAAAGGCCGCGGCGATTTCGGCGATCATGAAAAGACACTGCTCGACCTGATCGAGCCGGCTTTCATCGGTGCGCTGCAGCGTGCTCAGCGTAAAGCGGCTGCCGTGCAAATGCCCGCCGAAGCGCCGTGGAGTGCCCTGAGTGCGCGAGAGCAGGAGGTCGCTCAGGCTGTCTGCGAAGGACTGACCGACAAGGAAATCGCGCGCCGCATGGCGGTGAGCGTGCCGACGGTGCGCACCTACCTGCGGCGCATCTTCGACAAGCTCGGCATCGAACGCCGCTCGGCGCTGGCCGGCTGGGCCCAGCGCTGA
- a CDS encoding thioredoxin family protein yields the protein MTSEYKTEQPARAEIDALKGPAVVEFGTNWCGICKAAQPNIAEAFSKYPDIPRIKVEDGSGRPLGRSFNVRLWPTLVFMRDGKEVAKLVRPEDSKSISDALALIAQPG from the coding sequence ATGACTTCCGAATACAAGACCGAGCAACCGGCCCGCGCTGAAATCGACGCCCTGAAGGGCCCCGCGGTGGTCGAGTTCGGTACCAACTGGTGCGGCATCTGCAAGGCCGCGCAACCCAATATCGCAGAGGCTTTTTCCAAGTATCCGGACATCCCGCGCATCAAGGTAGAGGACGGCAGCGGCCGTCCGCTGGGGCGCTCGTTCAACGTGCGGCTGTGGCCCACGCTGGTGTTCATGCGAGACGGAAAGGAGGTCGCGAAGCTGGTGCGGCCGGAAGACAGCAAGTCGATTTCGGATGCGCTGGCTTTGATTGCTCAGCCGGGGTGA
- a CDS encoding AraC family transcriptional regulator, whose product MTSPAFLKPARAVTPMAFVRAIVKGYERYGVDPAEALKAAQITPRELARPGARVTAAQFEALSEHAMQELDDEALGWFSRRLPWGSYGMLCRASLSSPDLGVAIKRWCRHHRLLTEDIGLALEVAGGVATLRITENRSLDEAFREFCLVTSLRFMHGYMCWAIDSRISLRNATFPFAAPPHRDAYAPMFTPEVRFDAPQATISFDERYLALPLQRDERALRAMLKRALPLTILQYRRDRLLGQRVRELLRSRAGEATTAEALATLLNVSGRTLHRQLHEEGTSLQVLKNEVRHEMAVEQLRRTNRPIKQVALAVGFRNEKSFSRAFLQWTGHAPRDFRALGL is encoded by the coding sequence ATGACCTCGCCCGCCTTCCTGAAGCCCGCCCGAGCGGTCACCCCCATGGCCTTTGTGAGAGCCATTGTGAAGGGCTATGAACGCTACGGCGTCGACCCGGCCGAGGCCTTGAAAGCGGCACAGATCACGCCGCGCGAACTGGCGCGGCCGGGCGCACGCGTCACGGCGGCGCAGTTCGAGGCACTCTCGGAACACGCCATGCAGGAGCTGGACGACGAGGCGCTGGGCTGGTTCTCGCGGCGCCTGCCCTGGGGCAGCTACGGCATGCTGTGCCGCGCATCGCTGAGTTCGCCCGACCTGGGCGTGGCCATCAAGCGCTGGTGCCGCCACCACCGGCTGCTGACCGAAGACATCGGCCTCGCGCTCGAGGTGGCGGGCGGCGTGGCCACACTGCGCATCACCGAGAACCGCTCCCTCGACGAGGCCTTCCGCGAGTTCTGCCTGGTGACCAGCCTGCGCTTCATGCACGGCTACATGTGCTGGGCCATCGACTCGCGCATTTCGCTGCGCAACGCGACCTTTCCGTTCGCAGCCCCGCCGCACCGCGATGCCTACGCGCCAATGTTCACGCCCGAGGTGCGCTTCGACGCGCCGCAGGCCACGATCAGCTTCGACGAGCGCTACCTCGCCCTGCCCCTGCAGCGCGACGAACGGGCGTTGCGCGCCATGCTCAAGCGCGCGCTGCCACTGACCATCCTGCAGTACCGCCGCGACCGCCTGCTGGGGCAGCGGGTGCGAGAGTTGCTGCGTTCGCGTGCCGGCGAGGCCACCACGGCGGAGGCGCTGGCCACGCTGCTCAATGTGTCGGGCCGCACGCTGCACCGGCAGCTGCACGAAGAAGGGACATCGCTGCAGGTGCTGAAGAACGAAGTCCGCCATGAGATGGCGGTGGAGCAGCTGCGCCGAACCAATCGGCCGATCAAGCAGGTGGCGCTGGCGGTGGGGTTTCGCAACGAGAAGAGTTTTTCGCGCGCGTTCCTGCAGTGGACCGGGCATGCGCCGCGTGACTTTCGGGCGTTAGGGTTGTAG